A part of Ammospiza caudacuta isolate bAmmCau1 chromosome 7, bAmmCau1.pri, whole genome shotgun sequence genomic DNA contains:
- the LOC131559857 gene encoding olfactory receptor 14C36-like yields MSNSSSISHFLLLALADMQQLQLLHFCLLLGISLAALLGNGLIISAIACSHHLHTPMFFFLLNLALSDLGSICTTVPKAMHNSLWDTRNISYKGCVAQLFLIYFFLGTELSLLIIMCYDRYVSICKPLHYGTLLGSRACAHMAAAAWASAFLYSLLHTANTFSLPLCHGNVLGQFFCEIPQILKLSCSNSSLRELGLIAVSACLLFGCFMFIVFSYVQIFRVVLRIPSEQGRHKAFSTCLPHLAVVSLFISTVIFAHLKPPSLSSPSLDLAVSVLYSVVPPALNPLIYSLRNQELKAAVRRLMTGCFQEH; encoded by the coding sequence atgtccaacagcagctccatcagccacttcctcctgctggcattagCAGacatgcagcagctgcagctcctgcacttctgcctcttgctgggcatctccctggctgccctcctgggcaacggcctcatcatcagtgccatagcctgcagccaccacctgcacacgcccatgttcttcttcctgctcaacctggccctcagcgacctgggctccatctgcaccactgtccccaaagccatgcacaattccctttgggacaccaggaacatctcctacaaAGGATGTGTTGCACAGCTATTTCTGATTTACTTCTTCCTTGGAACAGAGCTTTCTCTTCTGAtcatcatgtgctacgaccgctacgtgtccatctgcaaacccctgcactacgggaccctcctgggcagcagagcttgtgcccacatggcagcagctgcctgggccagtgcctttctctattcgctgctgcacacagccaatacattttccttgcccctgtgccatggcaatgtcctgggccagttcttctgtgaaatcccccagatcctcaagctctcctgctcaaaTTCCTCACTCAGGGAACTGGGGCTAATTGCAGTTAGTGCCTGCTTGCTATTTGGTTGTTTtatgttcattgttttctcctatgtgcagatcttcagggtcgtgctgaggatcccctctgagcagggacggcacaaagccttttccacctgcctccctcacctggctgtggtctccctgttCATCAGCACTGTCATATTTGCTCACCTGaagcctccctccctctcctccccatccctggatctggctgtgtcagttctgtactcagtggtgcctccagccctgaaccctctcatctacagcctgaggaaccaggagctcaaggctgctgtgaggagacTGATGACTGGGTGCTTTCAGGAACATTAA